A single genomic interval of Paenibacillus macerans harbors:
- a CDS encoding tagaturonate reductase — MARLLSRTMYPDLPIYPERVIQFGEGNFMRAFAAWQLQRMNKQGLFQGSVVMVKPRNGPVSEDFEKQDCLYTVAIDGIAGQKTVREREIITSVSRLISPYSDYEGFLALAEDDNLEFITSNTTESGIAYNPVDTLNDRPPSSFPGKLTALLYRRFRLGKKGFVILPCELIDRNGERLREFVLRYAADWRLGEPFATWLNRENTFCCTLVDRIVAGFPQEQANELERELGYQDRLMVASEPYLLWVIEGPSWLPARLPLAQAGLDVIFTKDLKPYREQKVHLLNGPHTAMASLGLLAGLQTVEEVMKDADFSAFVRRLMDDELLPVLHLPKPELQAYARAVRERFMNPFVRHELASIYLNSISKFTTRLLPVLLRHVQENRKLPRLLTLSFAALLLGYRGDRLERKDSPEVLAVFDEAWQTPDPNLFIRTILKSEVLWGLDLSDIPQLAEALKDDLMQLDQMGCRAVLRQRLGGEITCND, encoded by the coding sequence ATGGCACGATTGCTTTCCAGAACCATGTACCCGGACTTGCCTATCTATCCCGAGCGCGTGATTCAATTCGGGGAAGGCAACTTTATGCGCGCTTTTGCGGCATGGCAGCTGCAGCGGATGAACAAGCAAGGGCTGTTTCAAGGCAGCGTGGTGATGGTCAAACCCCGGAACGGCCCGGTGAGCGAGGATTTCGAAAAGCAGGACTGCCTTTATACGGTCGCGATCGACGGCATCGCCGGACAAAAAACGGTGCGGGAACGCGAAATCATCACGAGCGTCAGCCGCCTAATCAGCCCTTACAGCGACTATGAAGGCTTTTTGGCTTTGGCCGAGGACGATAATCTGGAGTTCATCACGTCCAACACGACCGAATCCGGAATCGCTTACAATCCCGTCGACACGCTGAACGACCGGCCCCCCAGCAGCTTTCCCGGCAAGCTGACGGCCCTGCTTTACCGGCGTTTCCGGCTCGGAAAAAAAGGCTTCGTCATCCTCCCCTGCGAGCTGATCGACCGCAACGGCGAAAGACTGCGGGAATTCGTGCTCCGCTACGCGGCCGATTGGCGGCTCGGCGAACCATTTGCAACCTGGCTGAACCGGGAAAATACGTTTTGCTGCACCCTGGTCGACCGGATCGTCGCCGGTTTTCCGCAGGAGCAGGCAAATGAACTGGAGCGCGAATTGGGCTATCAGGACCGGCTGATGGTGGCGTCCGAGCCGTACCTGCTTTGGGTGATCGAAGGCCCGTCCTGGCTGCCCGCGCGTCTGCCGCTCGCCCAAGCGGGATTAGATGTTATTTTCACCAAGGATCTGAAGCCTTACCGCGAACAAAAAGTCCATCTGCTGAACGGCCCGCACACAGCGATGGCTTCGCTGGGGCTGCTCGCCGGGCTGCAAACGGTGGAAGAGGTTATGAAGGACGCGGATTTTTCCGCGTTCGTGCGCCGGTTGATGGACGACGAGCTGCTGCCGGTGCTCCATTTGCCCAAACCGGAATTGCAAGCTTACGCCCGGGCCGTGCGGGAACGGTTTATGAACCCGTTTGTCCGGCATGAGCTGGCGTCGATTTATTTGAACAGCATTTCCAAATTCACAACCCGTCTGCTGCCCGTCCTGCTGCGGCATGTTCAGGAAAACCGGAAGCTGCCGAGGCTCCTTACCCTCTCCTTCGCCGCCCTGCTGCTCGGTTATCGGGGAGACCGCCTGGAGCGGAAGGACAGCCCGGAAGTGCTGGCCGTTTTTGACGAGGCTTGGCAAACCCCGGATCCGAACTTGTTCATCCGGACAATCTTGAAGAGCGAAGTCTTATGGGGATTGGACCTGTCGGACATCCCGCAGCTCGCCGAAGCCCTGAAGGACGATTTAATGCAGCTTGACCAAATGGGTTGCCGCGCCGTCCTGCGGCAGCGTTTAGGAGGAGAAATCACATGCAACGACTGA